A section of the Acidobacteriota bacterium genome encodes:
- a CDS encoding DUF134 domain-containing protein translates to MPRPKLCRWIRFHPGSSFFKPQGIPLRFLHEVSLSMDEFEAIRLADFEGLYQEEAAKKMKISRQTFGRILTEAHRKIAECLVQGKALSIEGGDYIMITRRFRCTDCGHTWEVAHGMPRPTECSHCSSINILRAEEDRGFTGRGGFAGGRGGLGGRGAQGAGRAPEGRGGSGGRRGLGGGGRPGRRGGGQRGGFRRRSGGSR, encoded by the coding sequence ATGCCAAGACCAAAATTATGTCGCTGGATTCGCTTCCACCCGGGGTCCAGTTTTTTCAAGCCGCAAGGGATACCTCTTCGCTTTTTGCATGAGGTCAGCCTCAGCATGGATGAGTTTGAGGCTATAAGGCTTGCTGATTTTGAAGGATTATATCAAGAGGAAGCAGCCAAGAAAATGAAAATCTCGCGCCAGACATTCGGCAGGATTCTTACAGAAGCTCATAGAAAGATTGCGGAATGTTTGGTTCAAGGAAAAGCTTTAAGCATAGAGGGAGGTGACTACATCATGATTACCAGGAGGTTTCGCTGTACGGATTGCGGGCATACCTGGGAAGTGGCTCATGGAATGCCAAGACCCACGGAATGTTCGCATTGTAGCAGCATCAACATTCTTCGGGCAGAAGAAGATAGAGGTTTTACAGGGCGAGGTGGATTTGCTGGGGGCAGAGGGGGTTTAGGAGGCAGAGGAGCCCAGGGGGCAGGAAGAGCTCCTGAAGGAAGAGGAGGCTCAGGCGGAAGAAGGGGTTTAGGTGGGGGAGGAAGGCCTGGTCGCAGAGGCGGCGGTCAAAGAGGGGGCTTCAGGCGAAGATCAGGAGGCTCAAGATAA
- the tsaA gene encoding tRNA (N6-threonylcarbamoyladenosine(37)-N6)-methyltransferase TrmO: MKLVPIGKIRTSFRSKKVTPIQTTQSRETGRAEVFKKYQKGLDDLDGFSHIILIYWFHRSKGYSLKVTPFLDTVRRGLFSTRYPGRPNQIGISIVELLKRKGNILYVRGIDVLDNTPLLDIKPYLPQLNPQGKIKVGWLTGKIQKMKSKKGRKASHQSS, translated from the coding sequence ATGAAACTCGTTCCCATTGGAAAGATAAGAACCTCTTTTAGATCTAAAAAAGTAACACCGATACAAACGACTCAATCCAGGGAAACGGGAAGAGCGGAGGTTTTTAAAAAATACCAGAAAGGATTGGATGATCTGGACGGTTTTTCTCATATCATCTTGATCTATTGGTTTCATCGATCGAAAGGATATTCTCTGAAAGTCACGCCTTTCCTGGATACGGTGAGGCGAGGATTGTTCTCCACCAGGTATCCGGGAAGACCCAATCAAATAGGCATAAGTATAGTGGAATTGCTCAAAAGAAAAGGTAATATCCTCTATGTCAGAGGCATAGATGTTCTCGACAATACTCCACTTCTGGATATCAAACCATATTTGCCTCAACTCAATCCCCAAGGGAAAATCAAGGTGGGGTGGCTAACGGGGAAGATTCAAAAAATGAAAAGCAAAAAAGGCCGCAAAGCTTCCCATCAATCCTCTTAA
- the nikR gene encoding nickel-responsive transcriptional regulator NikR: MKDTIRFGISMSTYLLHDFDRLISKRGYKSRSEAIRDIIRERLVDQEWFDPHKETIGTITLVYSHEVRELAAVLTSLEHDYYKNILSSMHIHLDPHNCLEVLIVRGKSGIIKKIADRLTSTKGVRHGKLTMSTIGKKLT; the protein is encoded by the coding sequence ATGAAAGATACGATTCGATTTGGCATTTCCATGAGCACTTATCTTCTCCATGATTTCGATCGCCTCATATCAAAAAGAGGATATAAATCAAGATCGGAAGCCATAAGAGATATAATCCGCGAACGCCTTGTCGATCAGGAATGGTTTGATCCGCATAAAGAAACGATAGGGACAATAACCTTAGTATACAGTCATGAAGTTCGGGAACTAGCAGCCGTTCTCACATCTCTGGAACACGACTATTATAAAAACATCCTCTCTTCGATGCATATCCATCTTGACCCTCACAATTGCCTGGAAGTTCTCATTGTCAGAGGGAAAAGCGGTATCATTAAAAAGATAGCCGATAGACTCACCAGCACTAAGGGAGTTAGACACGGTAAGTTAACCATGAGCACTATAGGAAAAAAATTGACTTGA
- a CDS encoding ferritin produces the protein MPFFEPLEKMNPKHVDLERARKSLREELEAIDYYQERIDATDDATLKKILAHNMNEEKEHVAMLMEWIRKNDLGQDKMFKEHD, from the coding sequence ATGCCTTTCTTTGAACCTTTGGAAAAGATGAATCCCAAGCATGTTGATCTGGAGAGAGCCAGGAAATCGCTCCGCGAGGAGCTGGAAGCCATTGATTATTATCAGGAAAGGATCGATGCAACTGATGATGCCACTTTAAAAAAGATCCTGGCTCATAATATGAATGAGGAGAAAGAGCATGTCGCCATGCTCATGGAGTGGATCCGAAAAAATGATCTGGGGCAGGACAAAATGTTTAAAGAGCATGATTGA